A genomic window from Thermodesulfovibrionales bacterium includes:
- a CDS encoding enoyl-CoA hydratase-related protein, producing the protein MSINKNVGIEKRDGIAFIIMKRSETLNVLSTEMLQDLGDSFVGIENDGETRVVIITGEKKFSAGADIRELKDKSPEEAAAFARLAHGVFKQIETMGKPVIAAVNGFALGGGCELALACDIRMAAENAKFGQPEINLGLIPCFGGTQRLPRLIGIGRAMELILTGRMIDGKTAESVGLVNRAVREEELMGQAEETARILARKSPIALRMAKRLINRHLDIERGLEMEIASIVECYSYHDYVEGIAAFLEKREARFEGR; encoded by the coding sequence ATGAGTATCAATAAGAACGTGGGCATTGAGAAAAGAGACGGAATCGCGTTCATTATCATGAAAAGGTCTGAGACCCTGAATGTCCTCAGCACGGAGATGCTTCAGGATCTTGGAGATTCATTTGTCGGAATCGAGAATGATGGTGAAACAAGAGTCGTTATCATAACCGGCGAGAAAAAATTCTCCGCAGGGGCTGATATCAGAGAGCTGAAAGACAAGAGTCCTGAGGAAGCGGCAGCCTTTGCACGACTCGCCCACGGAGTCTTTAAGCAGATCGAAACCATGGGTAAACCGGTCATCGCTGCCGTCAATGGCTTCGCACTGGGAGGCGGATGCGAACTGGCTCTTGCGTGCGACATTCGGATGGCGGCTGAGAATGCAAAGTTCGGCCAGCCCGAGATCAACCTCGGACTCATACCCTGCTTCGGGGGAACACAGAGGCTTCCGCGACTCATAGGCATAGGAAGGGCAATGGAGTTAATCCTGACTGGCAGGATGATTGATGGAAAGACTGCAGAGTCTGTCGGCCTCGTGAACAGGGCAGTGCGGGAGGAAGAACTGATGGGACAGGCAGAAGAGACGGCCCGGATCCTGGCCAGAAAGAGTCCCATAGCCCTGAGAATGGCAAAGAGGTTGATTAACAGGCATCTCGATATCGAGAGAGGGCTCGAGATGGAGATAGCTTCCATTGTCGAATGCTATAGCTATCATGACTATGTGGAGGGTATTGCGGCCTTCCTCGAAAAGAGAGAGGCGAGATTTGAAGGCAGGTGA
- a CDS encoding 3-hydroxyacyl-CoA dehydrogenase NAD-binding domain-containing protein yields MGVRRIAVIGAGTMGGGISEVAARSGYEVVLKDMSEEYVGAGLARIRGRLDKRVAERKIGAEERERILANIRTTTDLKECAEADLVIEAVIEQEETKREIFQELDVLCPEDTIFSTNTSAISITRLGGATKRPGRFIGMHFMNPAYIMKLVEVVRGLRTSEETVKTIIGVSEKMGKTAVVVKDFPAFISSRLIMHVVNEAIFALQEEVASRDSIDTIMKLGAHHPMGPLELADLMGLDICLATLELLHAELGEKYRPCVLLRQMVAAGKLGRKSREGFYEYQ; encoded by the coding sequence ATGGGTGTGCGAAGAATTGCGGTGATTGGGGCGGGGACGATGGGAGGCGGCATTTCCGAAGTTGCTGCACGGAGCGGGTACGAGGTGGTCCTTAAGGATATGAGTGAAGAATACGTGGGTGCAGGGCTCGCGAGGATAAGAGGCAGACTCGACAAGAGGGTAGCAGAACGGAAGATCGGGGCAGAAGAGAGAGAGAGGATCCTGGCGAACATAAGAACCACCACAGATCTCAAAGAGTGTGCGGAGGCAGATCTCGTCATCGAAGCGGTGATTGAACAAGAGGAGACAAAGAGGGAGATCTTTCAGGAGCTTGATGTCCTATGCCCGGAAGACACCATCTTTTCGACGAACACCTCTGCGATTTCGATAACGAGGCTGGGAGGGGCGACGAAAAGGCCCGGCAGGTTCATTGGCATGCATTTCATGAACCCCGCCTATATCATGAAACTCGTAGAGGTCGTGAGGGGACTCCGCACATCGGAAGAGACGGTGAAGACGATCATTGGAGTCTCAGAAAAGATGGGGAAGACAGCGGTCGTGGTAAAGGACTTCCCTGCCTTTATCTCGAGCCGGCTTATCATGCATGTGGTGAATGAAGCGATCTTCGCTCTGCAAGAGGAAGTGGCCTCGCGCGACAGTATCGATACGATCATGAAACTCGGCGCACACCATCCGATGGGGCCCCTCGAACTCGCTGATCTCATGGGCCTTGACATATGCCTCGCGACGCTTGAACTCCTCCATGCCGAACTCGGGGAGAAATACCGGCCCTGTGTGCTGCTGCGGCAGATGGTTGCTGCGGGGAAACTGGGAAGAAAGAGCCGTGAAGGGTTCTATGAGTATCAATAA